From the genome of Vitis riparia cultivar Riparia Gloire de Montpellier isolate 1030 chromosome 2, EGFV_Vit.rip_1.0, whole genome shotgun sequence, one region includes:
- the LOC117907557 gene encoding nuclear/nucleolar GTPase 2-like isoform X1: MAMGYESLVKKADGAQDAFEQKDAGSVHTEGSEGDGFGDLVRHTMFEKGQSKRNWGELHKVIDSSDVVVQVSVSVLHCRRAVCL; the protein is encoded by the exons ATGGCGATGGGTTATGAGTCTTTAGTGAAGAAAGCTGATGGTGCTCAGG ATGCATTTGAGCAGAAGGATGCTGGTAGTGTGCATACAGAAGGAAGTGAAGGAGATGGATTCGGGGACCTTGTCCGCCATACAATGTTTGAGAAGGGTCAAAGCAAACGTAATTGGGGTGAGCTCCACAAAGTGATAGACTCTTCAGATGTTGTTGTCCAGGTCAGTGTTTCAGTGCTTCATTGTCGAAGAGCAGTATGTTTGTGA
- the LOC117907557 gene encoding nuclear/nucleolar GTPase 2-like isoform X2 yields the protein MAMGYESLVKKADGAQDAFEQKDAGSVHTEGSEGDGFGDLVRHTMFEKGQSKRNWGELHKVIDSSDVVVQRVSRVFQI from the exons ATGGCGATGGGTTATGAGTCTTTAGTGAAGAAAGCTGATGGTGCTCAGG ATGCATTTGAGCAGAAGGATGCTGGTAGTGTGCATACAGAAGGAAGTGAAGGAGATGGATTCGGGGACCTTGTCCGCCATACAATGTTTGAGAAGGGTCAAAGCAAACGTAATTGGGGTGAGCTCCACAAAGTGATAGACTCTTCAGATGTTGTTGTCCAG CGAGTCTCAAGAGTTTTCCAAATCTGA